In one window of Lewinellaceae bacterium DNA:
- a CDS encoding YceI family protein, producing MRTFLITLTSLIVVTVSAHGQMASWSLDTAQVHVDGTSTLHDWTVQVPDVKGTLVLDGTNLKEVELSFGVATMAGGRGVTMDDKIKKALNNDTHPRVLFKSTQIKAMGNQIIASGNLDVGGVSRTVEVTCQSDRQGHYTATIPLSFSQFEIEPPSALFGSIVCGDDLSIHVNLEFKSN from the coding sequence ATGCGAACCTTCCTAATCACGCTGACAAGCTTGATCGTGGTCACCGTGAGCGCACACGGACAAATGGCCTCCTGGTCCCTGGATACCGCACAGGTACACGTGGATGGCACCTCTACCCTGCATGACTGGACAGTACAGGTTCCGGATGTAAAAGGTACTCTGGTGCTGGATGGCACCAATCTCAAAGAGGTGGAATTGTCCTTTGGTGTGGCTACCATGGCCGGCGGCCGCGGGGTCACCATGGATGATAAAATCAAAAAGGCCCTGAATAACGATACCCATCCCCGCGTCCTCTTCAAAAGCACTCAGATCAAGGCGATGGGCAATCAGATCATCGCTTCCGGCAACCTGGATGTGGGGGGTGTGAGCCGTACGGTCGAAGTGACCTGCCAGTCCGATCGTCAGGGACATTATACGGCGACCATACCCTTGTCCTTCTCACAATTTGAAATAGAACCGCCCTCAGCATTGTTTGGTTCGATCGTTTGTGGGGACGATTTGTCCATCCATGTTAACCTGGAATTTAAAAGCAACTAG
- a CDS encoding SUMF1/EgtB/PvdO family nonheme iron enzyme: protein MKFILLPMVFIGAAVLDAPVPADAYKETLAGTDVSFTMVPIPAGSFLLGASHKDKAHEADELPNKTITIDGFWMSSTEVSHNLYDVYRNKEKDLDANGTPRTEGIVRPSPPYEDPSHGMGGSSYPASGMTQFAALQFCKWLSERTGKFYRLPTEAEWEYACRAGSNTPYFFGKKAKMLADYAWYADNSGQKLHPVATRQPNPWGLYDMYGNVAEWTLDQYQADAYTTFADKSSDPWYKPKALHPRSVRGGSYQDDAAAMRSSNRIESDLQWKKRDPQIPKSFWWNTDSPFVGFRIIRPMNEPSQAEQKAFWEMVLGG, encoded by the coding sequence ATTAAGTTTATTTTGCTCCCAATGGTATTCATCGGAGCTGCGGTACTGGATGCTCCGGTGCCGGCAGATGCCTATAAGGAGACACTGGCTGGTACCGATGTATCGTTTACCATGGTTCCTATCCCTGCAGGAAGCTTTTTGCTGGGCGCTTCTCATAAAGACAAAGCCCATGAGGCTGACGAGTTACCCAATAAGACCATTACAATCGATGGCTTCTGGATGAGCTCAACGGAGGTTAGTCACAACCTTTATGATGTCTACCGCAATAAAGAAAAGGATCTGGATGCGAACGGGACTCCGAGGACGGAAGGTATTGTTCGCCCCAGCCCACCTTACGAAGATCCCAGCCACGGCATGGGCGGATCCAGTTATCCGGCCAGTGGGATGACACAGTTTGCTGCATTACAGTTCTGCAAATGGCTGTCCGAGCGTACCGGTAAATTTTACCGCTTACCCACGGAAGCAGAGTGGGAATATGCCTGCCGGGCTGGCAGCAATACACCTTATTTCTTTGGTAAGAAGGCTAAAATGCTAGCCGATTATGCCTGGTATGCAGATAACAGCGGACAAAAGCTGCATCCGGTAGCTACCCGGCAACCCAATCCCTGGGGACTGTACGACATGTATGGAAATGTGGCAGAATGGACCCTGGATCAGTACCAGGCCGATGCTTACACCACTTTTGCCGATAAATCAAGCGACCCCTGGTACAAGCCGAAAGCGCTGCATCCCAGATCGGTGCGGGGCGGTTCCTATCAGGATGACGCCGCCGCCATGCGCAGCAGCAACCGAATTGAATCGGATCTCCAGTGGAAAAAACGGGACCCACAAATTCCCAAAAGTTTCTGGTGGAATACCGATTCACCTTTCGTGGGTTTTCGCATCATCCGCCCCATGAACGAACCCAGCCAGGCTGAACAAAAAGCGTTCTGGGAAATGGTATTAGGCGGATAA
- a CDS encoding Gfo/Idh/MocA family oxidoreductase, with the protein MSGKINRRSFVERTALAGTGVVISPFISSAAGFFNSVDDTIKIALVGCGGRGTGAASQALSTKQNVKLVAMADAFKDNLEASLTNIINEVGKDKVDVPKDRQYVGFDGYLHAIQHADVVILATPPGFRPIHFAEAIAQNKHVFMEKPVATDAPGVRKVLETAAIAKQKKLNVVVGLQRHYQAKYNKIMDLVHDGKIGDITSAQAYWNSAGVWVRPRVAGQTEMEYQMRNWYYFNWLCGDHINEQHIHNIDVINWAKQATPVSAQGMGGRQVRTGKEYGEIYDHHYVEFTYADGSIMNSQCRHIKNCWDEVNEKLTGTKGTVDFGEGSVMGYNGKSILKYDDKNDPNPYQVEHDMLFDAIAKGEYKFDNAEYGATSTMTAILGRMATYSGKMIKWDEALNSKISIMPKEYAWDANPPVLPNNEGFYPIPMPGSTEVI; encoded by the coding sequence ATGTCAGGAAAAATAAACCGTCGTTCATTCGTAGAACGCACCGCACTTGCCGGAACCGGAGTGGTCATCAGTCCTTTTATCTCGAGCGCAGCCGGATTTTTTAACAGCGTGGATGACACCATCAAAATCGCATTGGTTGGCTGTGGTGGCCGGGGAACCGGCGCGGCTAGTCAGGCCCTGAGCACCAAGCAAAACGTCAAGCTGGTCGCAATGGCTGATGCTTTCAAAGATAATCTTGAAGCCAGCCTTACCAACATCATCAATGAAGTCGGCAAGGATAAGGTGGATGTACCCAAAGACCGCCAGTATGTTGGCTTTGATGGTTACCTGCATGCCATACAGCATGCCGACGTCGTTATCCTGGCAACACCTCCCGGATTCCGGCCCATCCATTTTGCTGAAGCCATCGCTCAGAATAAACATGTATTTATGGAGAAACCGGTAGCTACCGATGCTCCGGGGGTTCGTAAAGTACTGGAGACTGCAGCAATTGCCAAGCAGAAAAAACTGAATGTCGTCGTCGGATTACAACGCCACTACCAGGCCAAATACAATAAGATCATGGACCTGGTCCACGATGGAAAGATCGGCGACATCACCTCAGCCCAGGCTTATTGGAACAGCGCCGGGGTGTGGGTGCGTCCGCGCGTTGCCGGCCAAACGGAGATGGAATACCAGATGCGCAACTGGTACTATTTCAACTGGCTCTGCGGTGACCACATCAACGAGCAGCACATCCATAACATTGACGTGATCAACTGGGCTAAACAAGCCACCCCGGTATCTGCACAGGGTATGGGTGGTCGCCAGGTACGCACCGGCAAGGAATATGGGGAGATCTACGATCACCACTACGTCGAGTTTACGTATGCCGACGGATCCATCATGAACAGTCAGTGCCGACATATCAAGAATTGCTGGGATGAAGTGAATGAAAAACTGACCGGCACCAAGGGAACCGTTGATTTTGGGGAAGGCAGTGTGATGGGCTACAATGGCAAATCCATCCTGAAATACGACGATAAGAACGACCCGAACCCCTATCAGGTGGAACACGATATGCTGTTTGACGCCATTGCCAAAGGAGAATACAAGTTTGATAATGCGGAGTACGGCGCCACCAGTACGATGACCGCCATTCTGGGTCGCATGGCCACCTACTCCGGGAAAATGATCAAGTGGGATGAGGCCCTGAATTCCAAGATCAGCATCATGCCGAAGGAATATGCCTGGGATGCCAATCCTCCGGTTCTGCCAAATAATGAGGGATTCTATCCGATCCCGATGCCTGGCAGCACCGAGGTGATCTGA
- a CDS encoding rhomboid family intramembrane serine protease, with product MIFPIGDDQVRGGARPIVSYALILINFLVFFFQVSLSPDQLQQLVFDYGTTPYHILQGQDYLTLFTSMFLHGGWMHLLGNMLFLWIFADNIEAVVGSGLFLLFYLAGGVVASGVHVFLNPGSTVPSIGASGAISAVMGAYLVMFPVSRIKVLILIFFRSIYVPALVFLGFWIVQQLVSGYYSMGVAAEETGVAWWAHIGGFSFGLLFGWYFRKRFRSDTYVLRA from the coding sequence ATGATATTTCCGATTGGTGATGATCAGGTGCGTGGCGGGGCCCGCCCGATAGTATCGTATGCATTGATCCTGATCAATTTTCTGGTCTTCTTCTTTCAGGTTTCACTGTCGCCGGATCAACTGCAGCAATTGGTATTTGATTATGGCACCACACCATACCACATCTTACAGGGACAAGACTATCTGACGTTGTTCACCAGCATGTTTCTGCATGGCGGCTGGATGCACCTCCTGGGCAATATGCTATTCTTATGGATTTTTGCCGACAACATAGAGGCGGTGGTCGGTTCCGGCTTGTTTCTGTTGTTTTACCTTGCCGGTGGTGTAGTCGCCTCCGGAGTACATGTATTCTTAAACCCGGGCAGTACCGTCCCTTCCATTGGCGCTTCCGGGGCCATATCGGCAGTCATGGGCGCTTATCTGGTCATGTTTCCCGTGAGCCGGATAAAAGTGTTAATCCTGATATTTTTCAGGTCAATTTATGTGCCGGCACTGGTATTTCTGGGCTTCTGGATCGTTCAGCAGCTGGTCAGCGGGTATTATTCCATGGGCGTAGCAGCGGAAGAAACCGGCGTAGCCTGGTGGGCTCACATCGGAGGGTTTTCATTTGGACTGCTGTTTGGCTGGTATTTCAGAAAACGGTTCCGGTCGGATACCTATGTGCTGCGGGCGTGA